The following proteins are encoded in a genomic region of Fundidesulfovibrio soli:
- a CDS encoding ABC transporter permease has translation MSSFERQRAFLDYTLASLVRRKAKNGALVLAYALVVFLIASVMFFSRALRTEGQAVLAGAPELVVQRMLAGRFDTIPASYAVSIGKIRGVSQVEPRLWGYYFNRAVGATFTVLGLPDFAHADNEIVAGPAAAKAWTNLQEGRYLFRTFKGDSAGFTPVQVLPEETRLVSADLIIMSETAFRQVFGLPEGQYTDLAVNVRNPQEMQTVTEKIQREHPDTRPIQREEILRTYESVFEWRGGMVIVVFTGAALAFFIFAWDKATGLSAEERHEIGILKALGWDTSDVLVMKFWEGLAISLTSFLLGTIAAYAHVFLADAGLFAQALKGWSVLYVDFPLSPVVSLTELLALFFLSVVPYTFITVIPAWRAAITDPDTVMRAS, from the coding sequence ATGAGCTCCTTCGAGCGCCAGCGGGCGTTTCTTGATTACACCCTGGCCAGCCTGGTGCGGCGCAAGGCCAAGAACGGCGCGCTGGTCCTGGCGTACGCCCTGGTGGTGTTCCTGATCGCCTCGGTCATGTTCTTCTCCCGCGCCTTGCGCACCGAAGGCCAGGCCGTGCTGGCCGGGGCTCCGGAATTGGTGGTCCAGCGGATGCTGGCGGGGCGCTTCGACACGATCCCCGCCTCATACGCCGTGTCCATCGGCAAGATCCGCGGCGTGAGCCAGGTGGAGCCGCGCCTGTGGGGCTACTATTTCAACCGGGCCGTGGGCGCGACCTTCACGGTCCTGGGCCTGCCGGACTTCGCCCACGCCGACAACGAGATCGTGGCCGGCCCGGCCGCGGCCAAGGCCTGGACCAACCTCCAGGAGGGCCGTTACCTCTTCCGCACCTTCAAGGGCGACTCCGCCGGGTTCACCCCCGTGCAGGTGCTGCCCGAGGAGACGCGGCTCGTCTCCGCCGACCTGATCATCATGTCGGAGACAGCCTTCCGCCAGGTGTTCGGCCTGCCCGAGGGCCAGTACACCGATCTCGCGGTCAACGTGCGCAACCCCCAGGAGATGCAGACCGTCACCGAGAAGATTCAGCGCGAGCACCCCGACACCCGGCCCATCCAGCGCGAGGAGATTCTGCGGACCTACGAGTCCGTGTTCGAATGGCGCGGGGGCATGGTCATCGTGGTGTTCACGGGCGCGGCCCTGGCCTTCTTCATCTTCGCCTGGGACAAGGCCACCGGCCTCTCCGCCGAGGAGCGCCACGAGATCGGCATCCTCAAGGCCCTGGGCTGGGACACCTCCGACGTGCTGGTGATGAAGTTCTGGGAGGGGCTGGCCATCTCGCTCACGTCCTTCCTGTTGGGCACCATCGCCGCCTACGCGCACGTCTTCCTGGCGGACGCGGGCCTTTTCGCCCAGGCCCTCAAGGGCTGGAGCGTGCTCTATGTGGACTTCCCGCTGAGCCCCGTGGTCAGCCTCACGGAACTGCTGGCCCTGTTCTTCCTTTCCGTGGTGCCCTACACCTTCATAACCGTCATACCGGCCTGGCGGGCGGCCATCACCGACCCGGACACGGTCATGCGCGCGAGTTGA
- a CDS encoding ABC transporter ATP-binding protein, whose protein sequence is MIRVENVTKVFNPGRPSEYVALRGVSATVPENKVVVLTGPSGSGKTTLLSLLGCMARPSSGRIHLGDREISSLPERFLAELRRTAFGFIFQSFNLVPGLTTLENVMVPACPLGQPRHQVRDKAAALLEKFRLGGKIGQKVESLSGGEKQRTAIARALINDPPTIIADEPTANLDTALSLEFLEIVDQLHAEGKTFIIASHDALVHQAKVVDEVISLRDGLVVPSGPHDC, encoded by the coding sequence ATGATCCGTGTTGAAAACGTCACCAAGGTATTCAATCCCGGCAGGCCCAGCGAATACGTGGCCCTGCGCGGGGTGAGCGCGACCGTGCCCGAGAACAAGGTGGTGGTGCTCACCGGCCCCAGCGGCTCCGGCAAGACCACCCTCCTCTCGCTGCTGGGCTGCATGGCCCGCCCCTCCTCGGGGCGCATCCACCTGGGCGATCGGGAGATATCCTCCCTGCCGGAGCGCTTCCTGGCGGAGCTCAGGCGCACGGCCTTCGGCTTCATCTTCCAGAGCTTCAACCTGGTGCCCGGGCTGACCACGCTGGAGAACGTCATGGTCCCGGCCTGCCCGCTGGGCCAGCCCCGCCATCAGGTTCGCGACAAGGCCGCCGCCCTGCTGGAGAAATTCCGCCTGGGCGGCAAGATCGGGCAGAAGGTGGAGAGCCTCTCCGGCGGCGAGAAGCAGCGCACGGCCATCGCCCGCGCCCTGATCAACGATCCGCCCACAATCATCGCCGACGAACCCACCGCCAACCTGGACACGGCCCTCTCCCTGGAGTTCCTGGAGATCGTGGACCAGCTGCACGCCGAGGGCAAAACGTTCATCATCGCCAGCCACGACGCCCTCGTCCACCAGGCGAAGGTGGTGGACGAGGTGATCAGCCTGCGCGACGGACTGGTCGTGCCTTCAGGCCCACATGATTGTTAA
- a CDS encoding efflux RND transporter periplasmic adaptor subunit codes for MNVSAPRPEAWPLARLFVLLAILCLLALASACSQNPEKAPADSGGQAAPKAAGGESTEGKLVLYACPMNDIPPLPAPGKCPVCGMGLAPVVVGDMESGNAARNHLDPAQMRLAGISTSRVESRYVTALVDLYGQIEYDDAFIADINAPVNGIVDKVYIRRSGEYIRTDQRLFDFYSADIQDVEIQLLEQVRMIPDIVSSLLGQPVNQALRSSSGTPPDEKATQDAQRKFAMLRSRLKGFGLPDKDIAQILRLERPPGVIPIRMPNLASNVGGVIIENNAVQGAYVNKGTRLVRIADPNFVLASFDAFEQDFPWLRIGQEVEFSSPARPGESFWGKVLVIEPTFSEKNKTFRVLVGYNDVKTLLRPGMSLRGKVKALLDREGRPTSPGTAPERAPLVIPESAPLVTGGRAVVYVAVQGKPGVFEGREIVLGPKAEGFFIVQSGLTEGDEVVTNGAFKLDSERQILAKPSMLQPEGLVRLQDFGLNVAPPAAIELPPSERPNGPSPIPAFPPAEIFGGEGSVVPEDALPKTDEPPVNEQFKLMLRSKGRSPAPGQGGQPKAAPQSGAAPRQPQAPAGN; via the coding sequence ATGAACGTATCCGCCCCCCGCCCCGAAGCTTGGCCCCTGGCCCGTCTGTTCGTCCTTCTGGCGATCCTGTGCCTCCTGGCCCTGGCGTCCGCCTGCTCCCAAAACCCGGAGAAAGCCCCCGCTGACAGCGGAGGGCAGGCCGCCCCCAAGGCCGCCGGGGGTGAATCCACCGAAGGCAAGCTGGTGCTCTACGCCTGCCCCATGAACGACATTCCCCCCCTGCCCGCGCCCGGCAAGTGCCCGGTCTGCGGCATGGGGCTGGCCCCGGTGGTCGTTGGGGACATGGAATCAGGGAACGCCGCCCGCAACCACCTGGACCCGGCGCAGATGCGCCTGGCGGGCATCAGCACCTCGCGCGTGGAGAGCCGCTACGTGACCGCCTTGGTGGATCTCTACGGGCAGATCGAATACGACGACGCCTTCATCGCCGACATCAACGCCCCCGTGAACGGCATAGTGGACAAGGTCTACATCCGCCGCAGCGGCGAATACATCCGCACGGACCAACGGCTCTTCGACTTCTACTCCGCCGACATCCAGGACGTGGAGATACAGTTGCTCGAGCAGGTGCGCATGATCCCGGACATCGTCTCCTCGCTCCTTGGCCAGCCGGTCAACCAGGCGCTGCGCTCCTCGTCCGGGACGCCGCCCGACGAGAAGGCCACCCAGGACGCCCAGCGCAAGTTCGCCATGCTGCGCTCCCGCCTGAAGGGCTTTGGCCTGCCCGACAAGGACATCGCCCAGATCCTGCGCCTGGAGCGGCCACCGGGGGTCATCCCCATACGCATGCCCAACCTGGCCTCCAACGTGGGCGGAGTGATCATCGAAAACAACGCCGTCCAGGGCGCCTATGTCAACAAAGGCACGCGCCTGGTCAGGATCGCCGACCCCAACTTCGTGCTCGCAAGCTTCGACGCTTTCGAGCAGGACTTCCCCTGGCTGCGCATCGGGCAGGAGGTGGAGTTCTCCTCCCCTGCCCGCCCCGGCGAAAGCTTCTGGGGCAAGGTCCTGGTCATCGAGCCGACCTTCAGCGAGAAGAACAAGACCTTCCGGGTTCTCGTGGGCTATAACGACGTCAAGACCCTGCTGCGTCCGGGCATGAGCCTGCGCGGCAAGGTCAAGGCCCTGCTGGACAGGGAGGGCAGGCCCACCAGCCCGGGCACCGCGCCTGAACGTGCACCGCTGGTCATCCCGGAATCGGCCCCCCTGGTCACGGGCGGGCGCGCGGTGGTCTACGTTGCGGTGCAGGGCAAGCCCGGCGTGTTCGAGGGGCGCGAGATCGTGCTCGGACCGAAGGCTGAGGGGTTCTTCATCGTGCAGTCCGGCCTGACCGAAGGGGATGAGGTCGTCACGAACGGAGCCTTCAAGCTCGACAGCGAACGCCAGATCCTGGCCAAGCCGAGCATGCTCCAGCCCGAGGGGCTTGTCCGCCTGCAGGATTTCGGACTCAACGTGGCGCCCCCCGCTGCCATCGAACTGCCGCCCAGCGAGCGGCCCAACGGGCCATCCCCCATTCCAGCCTTCCCGCCAGCCGAGATCTTCGGAGGCGAAGGGTCCGTGGTGCCGGAAGACGCCCTGCCCAAGACGGACGAACCGCCCGTGAACGAGCAGTTCAAGCTCATGCTCCGCTCCAAGGGCCGTTCGCCCGCGCCCGGACAGGGCGGGCAGCCCAAGGCCGCACCGCAATCAGGCGCTGCGCCGAGGCAGCCCCAGGCCCCGGCGGGCAACTGA
- a CDS encoding efflux RND transporter permease subunit — protein MNKPDRPGLPVEPLVTPPPGAGPLERVLAFCQRQKLVVGLLTVMTVLGGLSVAPFDWNLPWLLRAPVAVDAIPNIGENQQIVFTEWTGRSPRDVEEQVTYPLTTALLGVAGVKTVRSNSSFGFSEVYVVFEEGVDFYFSRARILEKLASLPPGLLPTGVAPRLGPDATPLGQVFWYTLDGLDPEGRFVGGFEASELRTLQDYYLRYALLAVPGVAEAASIGGFVREYQVELDPQLLKAYGVSLEDVAAAVQKSNLDVGARTIEINRVEYLVRGLGFIKSLDDLGKTLVATREGRPVFLNQLGALNFGPALRQGALDKNGHEAVGGVVVTRFGANPMEVIAGVKAAIARIEPSLPKRTLPGGVVSQVKVVPFYDRSGLIKETLHTLDEALVSEILVTVVVVLAMVMNLGASALISALLPLAVLLTFLAMKAFGVEANIVALAGIAIAIGTMVDMGIILTENILRRRDEAPPGEPLPVTVYLASREVGGAVLASIATTVIGFLPVFFMTGAEGKLFRPLAFTKTFALTASLVVALGLIPPAAELIFKRRSLDRSKDFSPYELAVYAGALLAIFLDAAAGLAMTAVGGLYLARRFVSPERKALLTRAAVWTAIGGVALLLARHWLPLGPERGVMRNLVFVGMVLGVWLGLFHLFHRRYARVLAWCLEHKAAFLSMPAALVLLGGLVWLGFGGMFGWLPGFMRESAPLAAMQRAFPGLQKEFMPPLDEGSFLYMPTTMPHASTAEVLDIVQRQDEALRRVPEVASVVGKLGRAESPLDPAPLNMIETVVNYHPEFLTGDNGTVLSFKYDPDAVGYAENREGVPVAAPDGAGYFVRGVFTRDAEGRLVPDPSGQPFRLWRRALDPVLNPGRAAWPGVRDPEDVWAAVAAAARMPGVTTAPKLQPISARLVMLQSGIRASVAVRVKGPDVPSVEKAAELIERFLRDIKVIEPTSVLADRITAKPYLQIAIDRGRAGMYGLTVQAVQDAIETGLGGRVVTTTVEGRERYPVRLRYQRELRDDPKTIGALLVTTPEGAQIPLGQVAEIRYSPGPYMIRGEDTFTAAYVIFDGKAGVTAIHAVEAAKAYLDSMREAGLLELPAGVTYDFTGTFENHARAEKRLAFILPLTMALIFLVIYMHFSSVSTSLIVFSAIPVAWAGGFVMIWLYGLPWFMDVDIFGVNMRHLFQMHELALSLPVWVGFLALFGVATNDGVVMATYLRDRFLEHAPQDVAAIRAATIEAGLKRVRPCLMTTATTILALIPVLTSRGRGADLVVPMAIPPFGGMVFVLVTMFVVPVLWCWMQERRLAQNHAPDTER, from the coding sequence ATGAACAAACCTGACCGCCCCGGCCTGCCCGTGGAACCGCTCGTCACCCCGCCCCCAGGGGCCGGGCCGCTGGAAAGAGTGCTGGCGTTTTGCCAGCGCCAGAAGCTCGTCGTCGGCCTGCTGACCGTAATGACCGTGTTGGGCGGCCTTTCCGTGGCGCCCTTCGACTGGAACCTGCCCTGGCTCCTGCGTGCCCCCGTGGCCGTGGACGCCATCCCCAACATCGGCGAAAACCAGCAGATCGTCTTCACCGAGTGGACGGGCCGCTCCCCCCGCGACGTGGAGGAACAGGTGACCTACCCGCTGACCACGGCCCTGCTCGGGGTCGCCGGGGTCAAGACGGTGCGCTCCAACTCCTCGTTCGGATTCTCGGAGGTCTACGTGGTCTTCGAGGAAGGGGTGGACTTCTACTTCTCCCGTGCGCGCATCCTGGAAAAGCTGGCCAGCCTGCCGCCCGGCCTGCTGCCCACGGGCGTTGCCCCGCGCCTGGGCCCGGACGCCACGCCCCTGGGCCAGGTGTTCTGGTACACCCTCGACGGATTGGACCCCGAAGGCCGCTTCGTGGGCGGCTTCGAGGCCAGCGAATTGCGCACCCTACAGGACTATTACCTGCGCTACGCCCTTCTGGCCGTGCCCGGCGTGGCCGAAGCGGCCTCCATCGGCGGTTTCGTGCGCGAGTACCAGGTGGAGCTGGACCCGCAGCTGCTCAAGGCCTACGGCGTCTCCCTGGAGGACGTGGCGGCCGCCGTGCAGAAATCCAACCTGGATGTGGGCGCGCGCACCATCGAGATCAACCGGGTGGAATACCTGGTGCGCGGCCTGGGCTTCATCAAGAGCCTGGACGACCTGGGCAAGACCCTGGTGGCCACCCGCGAGGGGCGGCCCGTGTTCCTCAACCAGTTGGGTGCGCTGAACTTCGGCCCGGCCTTGCGCCAGGGCGCTCTGGACAAGAACGGCCACGAGGCCGTGGGCGGCGTGGTGGTGACGCGCTTCGGGGCCAACCCCATGGAGGTCATCGCCGGGGTCAAGGCGGCCATCGCCCGCATCGAGCCCTCCCTGCCCAAGCGCACCCTTCCGGGAGGCGTCGTCAGCCAGGTGAAGGTGGTGCCCTTCTATGACCGCTCCGGCCTCATCAAGGAGACGCTGCACACCCTGGACGAGGCCCTGGTTTCCGAGATCCTGGTCACTGTGGTTGTGGTCCTGGCCATGGTCATGAACCTGGGGGCCTCGGCGCTCATCTCGGCCCTGCTGCCCCTGGCCGTGCTGTTGACCTTCCTGGCCATGAAGGCCTTCGGGGTGGAGGCCAACATCGTGGCCCTGGCGGGCATCGCCATCGCCATCGGCACCATGGTGGACATGGGCATCATCCTCACCGAGAACATCCTGCGCAGGCGGGACGAAGCCCCCCCGGGCGAACCACTTCCCGTTACCGTGTACCTGGCCTCGCGGGAGGTGGGCGGCGCGGTGCTGGCCTCCATCGCCACCACGGTCATCGGCTTCCTGCCCGTCTTCTTCATGACCGGGGCCGAAGGCAAACTGTTCCGGCCCCTGGCCTTCACCAAGACCTTCGCCCTGACGGCCTCCCTGGTGGTGGCCCTGGGGCTCATCCCCCCTGCCGCCGAGCTGATCTTCAAGCGCAGGAGCCTGGACCGCTCCAAGGACTTCTCGCCCTACGAACTGGCGGTCTACGCCGGGGCGCTGCTGGCCATCTTCCTGGACGCCGCCGCGGGCCTGGCCATGACCGCCGTGGGCGGGCTGTACCTGGCCCGGCGCTTCGTCTCCCCCGAGCGCAAGGCCCTGCTCACCCGCGCGGCCGTCTGGACGGCCATCGGCGGGGTGGCCCTGCTGCTGGCCCGACACTGGCTGCCCCTGGGACCGGAGCGCGGCGTCATGCGCAACCTGGTGTTCGTGGGCATGGTTCTCGGTGTCTGGCTGGGCCTGTTCCACCTGTTCCACCGCCGCTACGCCCGCGTGCTGGCCTGGTGCCTGGAGCACAAGGCGGCCTTCCTGTCCATGCCAGCGGCCCTGGTGCTTCTGGGCGGGCTGGTGTGGCTGGGCTTCGGCGGCATGTTCGGCTGGCTGCCGGGGTTCATGCGCGAATCCGCCCCACTGGCCGCCATGCAACGCGCCTTCCCGGGGCTGCAGAAGGAGTTCATGCCGCCCCTGGACGAGGGCTCCTTCCTGTACATGCCCACCACCATGCCCCACGCCTCCACGGCCGAAGTGCTGGACATCGTGCAGCGCCAGGACGAGGCCCTGCGCCGCGTGCCCGAGGTAGCCTCCGTGGTTGGCAAGCTCGGCAGGGCCGAATCCCCACTGGACCCCGCGCCGCTGAACATGATCGAGACGGTGGTCAACTACCACCCCGAATTCCTGACCGGAGACAACGGCACCGTGCTGAGCTTCAAATACGACCCCGACGCCGTGGGATACGCCGAGAACCGCGAGGGCGTGCCCGTGGCCGCCCCGGACGGGGCCGGATACTTCGTGCGCGGGGTCTTCACCCGCGACGCCGAAGGCCGCCTCGTGCCGGACCCATCCGGCCAGCCCTTCCGCCTCTGGCGGCGCGCCCTGGACCCGGTCCTGAACCCCGGCCGCGCGGCCTGGCCCGGCGTGCGCGACCCCGAGGACGTCTGGGCCGCCGTGGCCGCCGCCGCGCGCATGCCCGGCGTGACCACCGCCCCCAAGCTCCAGCCCATCTCGGCCCGGCTTGTCATGCTCCAGAGCGGCATCCGCGCCTCGGTGGCCGTGCGGGTCAAGGGCCCGGATGTGCCCAGCGTGGAGAAGGCCGCCGAACTGATCGAGCGCTTCCTGCGCGACATCAAGGTCATCGAGCCGACCTCGGTGCTGGCGGACCGCATCACGGCCAAGCCATACCTACAGATCGCCATCGACCGGGGCAGGGCCGGGATGTACGGCCTCACGGTCCAGGCCGTGCAGGACGCCATCGAGACCGGCCTGGGCGGCCGCGTGGTCACCACCACGGTGGAAGGCCGCGAGCGCTACCCCGTGCGCCTGCGCTACCAGCGCGAACTGCGCGACGACCCCAAGACCATCGGCGCGCTGCTGGTGACCACCCCCGAGGGCGCACAGATACCCCTGGGCCAGGTGGCGGAGATCCGCTACAGCCCCGGCCCGTACATGATCCGGGGGGAGGACACCTTCACCGCCGCCTACGTGATCTTCGACGGCAAGGCCGGGGTGACGGCCATCCACGCCGTGGAGGCCGCCAAGGCCTACCTGGACTCCATGCGCGAGGCCGGGCTGCTGGAGCTGCCCGCCGGCGTCACCTACGACTTCACCGGCACCTTCGAGAACCACGCCCGGGCCGAAAAGCGGCTGGCCTTTATCCTGCCGCTGACCATGGCGCTGATCTTCCTGGTGATCTACATGCACTTCTCCTCGGTGAGCACCTCGCTCATCGTGTTCTCGGCCATCCCGGTGGCCTGGGCGGGCGGCTTCGTCATGATCTGGCTCTACGGCCTGCCCTGGTTCATGGACGTGGACATCTTCGGGGTGAACATGCGCCACCTCTTCCAGATGCACGAACTGGCCCTCTCCCTGCCGGTGTGGGTCGGCTTCCTGGCGCTCTTCGGGGTGGCCACCAACGACGGCGTGGTCATGGCCACCTACCTGCGCGACCGCTTCCTGGAGCACGCGCCCCAGGACGTTGCCGCCATCCGGGCCGCCACCATCGAGGCGGGCCTCAAGCGCGTGCGTCCCTGCCTGATGACCACCGCCACCACAATCCTGGCGCTGATACCCGTGCTGACCTCGCGGGGCCGGGGCGCGGACCTGGTGGTGCCCATGGCCATCCCGCCCTTCGGCGGCATGGTCTTCGTGCTGGTGACCATGTTCGTGGTCCCCGTGCTGTGGTGCTGGATGCAGGAGAGGCGGCTGGCGCAAAACCACGCCCCGGACACGGAGCGGTAA
- the katG gene encoding catalase/peroxidase HPI, with protein sequence MSDEKKCPVTGRSSGQVAGGGTSNRDWWPNQLNLNILHQHSCKSNPMGKDFNYSEEFKKLDLEAVKKDLFALMTDSQEWWPADYGHYGPLFIRMAWHSAGTYRVGDGRGGAGSGSQRLAPLNSWPDNVNLDKARRLLWPIKQKYGSKISWADLMVLAGTCAIESMGLKPFGFGGGRVDVWEPEQDIYWGAEDTWLGDTRYTGDRQLDNPLAAVQMGLIYVNPEGPNGNPDPVASGRDVRETFARMAMNDEETVALIAGGHTFGKCHGAGDASHVGREPEGAGLEEQGLGWKSSFGSGKGADTIGSGIEGAWKANPTTWDMGYLKTLFKYEWELVKSPAGANQWLAKDVAPEDMVEGAQDKNKKYRPMMTTADLSLRFDPIYEPIARDYLKNPAKLADAFARAWFKLTHRDMGPISRYLGPDVPQEKLIWQDPVPAVDHDLIEDKDAKDLKAAILATGLSVAELVSTAWASASTFRGSDKRGGANGSRIRLAPQKDWEVNQPVRLAKVLAALEGVKAGFDASQSGGKKVSVADLIVLGGCAAVEKAARDAGQDVTVPFTPGRTDATEAMTDAASFAVLEPKADAFRNYLKAKYSVTAEELMVDKAQLLTLTAPEMTVLLGGLRVLGANYGQTPHGVFTKRPGTLTNDYFVNLLDMGTVWKPVSEENELFEGRDRATGEPKWTGTRVDLVFGSNSQLRAIAEVYGCGDSQEKFVADFVAAWTKVMNLDRFDVI encoded by the coding sequence ATGAGTGACGAGAAGAAATGTCCCGTGACGGGCAGGTCCAGCGGGCAGGTGGCCGGCGGCGGCACCTCCAACCGTGACTGGTGGCCCAACCAGCTGAACCTCAACATCCTGCACCAGCATTCCTGCAAATCCAACCCCATGGGGAAGGACTTCAACTACTCCGAGGAGTTCAAGAAGCTCGACCTCGAGGCCGTGAAGAAGGACCTCTTCGCCCTGATGACCGACTCGCAGGAGTGGTGGCCCGCCGACTACGGCCACTACGGCCCGCTCTTCATCCGCATGGCCTGGCACAGCGCGGGCACCTACCGCGTGGGCGACGGCCGCGGCGGCGCGGGCTCCGGCAGCCAGCGCCTGGCTCCCCTGAACAGCTGGCCCGACAACGTGAACCTGGACAAGGCCCGCAGGCTGCTCTGGCCCATCAAGCAGAAGTACGGCAGCAAGATCTCCTGGGCGGACCTCATGGTCCTGGCGGGCACCTGCGCCATCGAATCCATGGGCCTGAAGCCATTCGGCTTCGGCGGCGGCCGCGTGGACGTCTGGGAGCCCGAGCAGGACATCTACTGGGGCGCAGAGGACACCTGGCTGGGCGACACCCGCTACACGGGCGACAGGCAGCTGGACAACCCCCTGGCAGCCGTGCAGATGGGCCTGATCTACGTGAACCCCGAAGGCCCCAACGGCAACCCCGACCCGGTGGCCTCCGGCCGGGACGTGCGCGAGACCTTCGCCCGCATGGCCATGAACGACGAAGAGACCGTGGCGCTGATCGCGGGAGGGCACACCTTCGGCAAGTGCCACGGCGCGGGCGACGCCTCGCACGTGGGCCGCGAGCCCGAAGGCGCGGGCCTTGAGGAGCAGGGCCTGGGCTGGAAGAGCAGCTTCGGCAGCGGCAAGGGCGCCGACACCATCGGCAGCGGCATCGAGGGCGCGTGGAAGGCCAACCCCACCACGTGGGACATGGGCTACCTCAAGACGCTCTTCAAGTACGAGTGGGAGTTGGTGAAGAGCCCGGCCGGGGCCAACCAGTGGCTCGCCAAGGACGTGGCCCCCGAGGACATGGTCGAGGGCGCGCAGGACAAGAACAAGAAGTACCGGCCCATGATGACCACGGCGGACCTTTCGCTGCGCTTCGACCCCATCTACGAGCCCATCGCACGCGACTACCTGAAGAACCCCGCCAAGCTCGCCGACGCCTTCGCCCGGGCCTGGTTCAAGCTCACGCACCGCGACATGGGCCCCATCTCGCGCTACCTGGGGCCGGACGTGCCGCAGGAGAAGCTCATCTGGCAGGACCCCGTCCCCGCCGTGGATCATGACCTCATCGAGGACAAGGACGCCAAGGACCTCAAGGCCGCCATCCTGGCCACCGGGCTTTCCGTGGCCGAGCTGGTCTCCACCGCCTGGGCCTCGGCTTCCACGTTCCGCGGCTCCGACAAGCGCGGCGGGGCCAACGGCTCGCGCATCCGCCTGGCCCCCCAGAAGGACTGGGAGGTCAACCAGCCCGTTCGCCTGGCCAAGGTGCTGGCCGCGCTGGAGGGCGTCAAGGCCGGGTTCGACGCCTCGCAGTCCGGCGGGAAGAAGGTCTCTGTGGCGGACCTGATCGTGCTGGGCGGCTGCGCCGCAGTGGAGAAGGCCGCCAGGGACGCGGGCCAGGACGTGACCGTCCCCTTCACGCCGGGGCGCACGGACGCCACGGAGGCGATGACCGACGCGGCCTCCTTCGCCGTGCTCGAACCCAAGGCCGACGCCTTCCGCAACTATCTCAAGGCCAAGTACTCCGTGACCGCCGAGGAGCTGATGGTGGACAAGGCGCAACTGCTGACCCTGACCGCGCCGGAGATGACCGTGCTCCTGGGCGGCCTGCGCGTGCTGGGGGCCAACTACGGCCAGACCCCGCACGGCGTCTTCACCAAGCGTCCCGGAACGCTCACCAACGACTACTTCGTGAACCTGCTGGACATGGGCACGGTGTGGAAGCCCGTCTCGGAGGAGAACGAGCTGTTCGAGGGCCGCGACCGCGCCACGGGAGAACCCAAGTGGACCGGCACCCGCGTCGACCTGGTGTTCGGCTCCAACTCCCAGCTGCGGGCCATCGCGGAGGTCTACGGTTGTGGCGACTCCCAGGAGAAGTTCGTGGCCGACTTCGTGGCCGCTTGGACCAAGGTGATGAACCTGGACCGCTTCGACGTGATCTAA
- a CDS encoding Fur family transcriptional regulator, whose product MVLDQQEADRRLQAFKQGCKAAGEKLTSQRIEIFREIAASEEHPDAESIYKGVRERLPNVSLDTVYRTLWWLTKMGMVTTLGPTQDRTRFDANLTRHHHFVCIRCGLTRDFYSEELNRLKLPESVAAIGSIERTQVEVKGICHVCAQEESVAHSILTTEDNKRCGADPS is encoded by the coding sequence ATGGTCCTCGACCAACAGGAAGCCGATCGGCGTTTGCAGGCCTTCAAGCAGGGCTGCAAGGCCGCCGGGGAGAAGCTCACCTCGCAGCGGATCGAAATCTTTCGCGAAATCGCCGCCAGCGAGGAGCACCCTGACGCGGAGTCGATCTACAAAGGCGTGCGCGAGCGGCTCCCGAATGTTTCATTGGATACCGTCTACAGGACGTTGTGGTGGCTCACGAAGATGGGGATGGTGACGACACTCGGCCCGACGCAGGACCGAACGCGATTCGATGCGAACCTGACACGCCACCACCATTTCGTCTGCATACGCTGCGGCTTGACCCGGGATTTCTACAGCGAGGAGCTGAACCGGCTGAAGCTCCCGGAATCCGTTGCAGCCATCGGATCAATCGAAAGGACGCAGGTCGAAGTGAAGGGCATATGCCACGTCTGCGCACAAGAAGAGAGTGTTGCCCACAGCATTTTGACGACGGAAGATAACAAGCGTTGTGGTGCTGACCCGAGTTGA